One Fibrobacter sp. UWB16 DNA window includes the following coding sequences:
- a CDS encoding phosphomannomutase, with protein MENITQIWKKIQSPEFNPATDMNLVETVKQVALTSQEPAKVSFGTSGWRGEIGSEFTLRNLQVVGAAIVRLYKEATPELFAALGVKDFAELQKRGVVVGHDNRLLGHEFCEAVADQFAKAGVKVYYGGEMPTPEFSAAIEMLGAACSINMTPSHNPSHYNGIKFNPADGGPAGPEITNVITKLSNEMMATWKFEPVSKVDWEIIDSLKIYKEFLVKQGTIKFDRIKEFIKKGRLTLVCDHVHGSTRRRPAALLDNPECLITLRNEDDSLFGGIAPEPSSKNLEKVRKVLDESKSWFRLGAIFDPDGDRIRFYDGTREIDMNQFGAIAFHYMATWRKEQGCVAKSVATSNFVNIIAEKLGVPVMETPVGFKNFRPWLSRNAKQKALVAFEESDGISGLNNTLEKDAQFGLLIALEILATTGKNLGEYLDALYEEYGRFYPTRSGFEVDKSLVGEPLKAKVNAIADIAKPGAKVMVGNNEKTVKQLLTLDGVKVIFDDDSWMLVRPSGTEPKVRIYTECRNPDEKDPMFEAAKALFFKN; from the coding sequence ATGGAAAACATTACCCAGATTTGGAAAAAGATTCAGTCCCCCGAATTCAACCCGGCTACCGATATGAACCTGGTTGAAACCGTGAAGCAGGTCGCATTGACCTCCCAGGAACCGGCTAAGGTCAGCTTTGGTACCTCCGGCTGGCGCGGTGAAATCGGTTCTGAATTCACGCTCCGCAACTTGCAGGTTGTCGGTGCTGCTATTGTGCGTTTGTACAAGGAAGCAACTCCGGAACTCTTCGCTGCTCTGGGTGTCAAGGATTTTGCTGAACTCCAGAAGCGTGGCGTGGTCGTTGGCCATGACAACCGCTTGCTTGGTCACGAATTCTGCGAAGCTGTCGCAGACCAGTTTGCAAAGGCTGGCGTGAAGGTTTACTACGGTGGCGAAATGCCGACTCCGGAATTCTCCGCTGCCATCGAAATGCTCGGCGCTGCTTGCTCCATCAACATGACTCCGAGCCACAACCCGAGCCACTACAACGGCATCAAGTTCAACCCGGCAGACGGCGGTCCTGCAGGTCCGGAAATCACGAACGTCATCACCAAGCTTTCTAACGAAATGATGGCTACCTGGAAGTTCGAACCGGTCTCCAAGGTTGACTGGGAAATTATCGACTCCCTCAAGATTTACAAGGAATTCCTCGTCAAGCAGGGCACGATCAAGTTCGACCGCATCAAGGAATTCATCAAGAAGGGCCGCCTCACGCTCGTGTGCGACCACGTTCACGGTTCTACCCGCCGCCGTCCGGCTGCTCTCCTCGACAATCCGGAATGCCTCATCACGCTCCGCAACGAAGACGATTCTTTGTTCGGCGGTATCGCTCCGGAACCGTCCAGCAAGAACCTCGAAAAGGTTCGCAAGGTCCTCGACGAAAGCAAGTCCTGGTTCCGTCTCGGTGCAATATTTGACCCGGATGGCGACCGTATCCGTTTCTACGACGGCACTCGCGAAATCGACATGAACCAGTTCGGTGCAATCGCATTCCACTACATGGCAACCTGGCGCAAGGAACAGGGCTGCGTGGCTAAGTCCGTTGCAACTTCCAACTTTGTGAACATCATTGCTGAAAAGCTCGGCGTTCCTGTCATGGAAACACCGGTGGGCTTCAAGAACTTCCGCCCGTGGCTCTCTCGCAATGCCAAGCAGAAGGCTCTCGTTGCATTCGAAGAATCTGATGGTATCTCCGGCCTCAACAACACGCTCGAAAAGGACGCCCAGTTCGGCCTCCTCATCGCTCTCGAAATTCTTGCTACGACTGGCAAGAACCTCGGCGAATACCTCGACGCTTTGTACGAAGAATACGGCCGCTTCTATCCGACCCGTTCTGGTTTCGAAGTCGACAAGTCCCTCGTTGGCGAACCGCTCAAGGCTAAGGTCAACGCTATCGCCGATATCGCTAAGCCGGGTGCAAAGGTCATGGTTGGCAACAACGAAAAGACCGTGAAGCAGCTCCTCACGCTCGATGGCGTGAAGGTTATCTTCGACGACGATTCCTGGATGCTCGTGCGTCCGTCCGGTACGGAACCGAAGGTCCGTATTTATACGGAATGCCGTAACCCGGATGAAAAGGATCCGATGTTCGAAGCTGCCAAGGCTTTGTTCTTCAAGAATTAA
- a CDS encoding PD-(D/E)XK nuclease family transposase, which translates to MTRDEFALFLKGLKNVQEKGGDADAYVKQYEKRNVYFFNDGCIKKILASEKNLALTTDLINAALNLVGSDRIENPKLVNPYVPGELGRRSIEPDLLLTNERGGEIPRDRISIEIQHENHKSLYSDRLVFCVARLTNNMVPKGAVPQLENLHVISFQFFDTFKDSPNYRHTVQWRNQEQMVYFDRQTVTLVEVDKFLRQAGKFASDNCRIALWLRAIDALNREADFSRYENDPMFKVLQNEVKMSNFSPRTMSNSWMKDYDEAVLRYEGAQDKAREMATRMLLKNKPLAEIVEFTGLLESEILQIKATLEQK; encoded by the coding sequence ATGACAAGAGATGAATTTGCGCTTTTTCTTAAAGGACTCAAAAATGTTCAGGAAAAGGGTGGAGATGCTGATGCCTATGTTAAGCAGTATGAGAAACGGAATGTCTACTTTTTTAACGATGGTTGCATCAAGAAAATCCTGGCGAGCGAGAAAAATCTCGCGCTGACAACGGACTTGATTAATGCGGCGCTGAACCTTGTTGGTTCGGATCGTATTGAAAATCCGAAACTCGTGAATCCCTATGTTCCGGGCGAACTAGGGCGTCGGAGCATTGAACCTGATTTGTTGCTGACGAATGAACGTGGTGGTGAAATACCGCGCGACCGCATTTCGATTGAAATTCAGCATGAAAATCACAAATCTTTGTACAGCGATCGTCTGGTTTTCTGCGTAGCCCGCCTTACGAACAACATGGTGCCGAAAGGGGCTGTTCCGCAACTAGAAAACTTGCATGTGATTAGTTTCCAGTTTTTCGATACTTTCAAGGATTCCCCGAATTATCGTCATACGGTTCAGTGGCGCAACCAGGAGCAAATGGTTTATTTTGATCGTCAGACGGTCACACTCGTTGAAGTGGACAAGTTTTTGAGACAGGCGGGTAAGTTCGCTAGTGACAACTGTCGCATCGCGCTGTGGCTCCGTGCGATTGATGCATTGAATCGCGAAGCCGATTTCAGCAGGTATGAGAATGACCCGATGTTCAAGGTGTTGCAAAACGAAGTGAAAATGAGTAATTTTAGTCCTAGAACTATGTCAAATTCATGGATGAAAGATTATGATGAGGCTGTCCTCAGGTATGAGGGTGCGCAAGACAAGGCTCGTGAGATGGCAACGAGGATGTTGTTGAAAAACAAGCCCTTAGCTGAAATCGTCGAGTTTACGGGGCTTCTTGAATCAGAAATTCTTCAAATCAAGGCGACCCTTGAACAGAAATAA
- the dapA gene encoding 4-hydroxy-tetrahydrodipicolinate synthase has product MQITNASQLTGVFPALFTPLKNDDPKNLRNSIDYKKMGQMIDDVIAAGASGVLPAVTTGQSATVSPQQHLDIIKFTLDYVDGRVPVIAGAGSNCTRESIEMIENVLKIAPVAVLCVTGYYNNPPQEGLLKHYQTLSSETGAKIVIYNVPGRTSSYVHPDTLIALAEDKNIIGLKQAVEFGFGEKFHEDTMRVIKETKGKDFAVMSGEDGLFADLLEMGGTGIVSATGNIPEACKTFVDLYKAFQAGDKDKAHNLQKAARDYIDATFCRKNPIPLGTLFNSPLFQPLVSVKDTANGADAVARIMKLIDEKATSLKKYHA; this is encoded by the coding sequence ATGCAAATTACAAACGCTTCTCAACTTACTGGTGTTTTCCCCGCGTTGTTCACCCCGCTCAAGAACGACGATCCTAAGAACCTTCGCAACTCCATCGACTACAAGAAGATGGGGCAGATGATTGACGATGTTATTGCAGCTGGTGCTAGTGGTGTGCTCCCCGCCGTGACGACGGGCCAGAGTGCAACGGTCTCTCCGCAGCAGCACTTGGATATCATTAAGTTCACGCTCGACTACGTTGACGGTCGCGTTCCTGTGATTGCAGGCGCAGGCTCCAACTGCACGCGCGAATCTATCGAGATGATCGAAAACGTTTTGAAGATTGCTCCGGTGGCAGTCCTCTGCGTGACAGGCTACTACAACAATCCGCCGCAGGAAGGCCTCCTCAAGCACTACCAGACGCTCAGCAGCGAAACGGGTGCCAAGATTGTTATTTACAACGTTCCGGGCCGTACGTCTAGCTACGTCCATCCGGACACCTTGATCGCTCTTGCCGAAGACAAGAACATCATCGGTCTCAAGCAGGCGGTTGAATTCGGTTTTGGCGAAAAGTTCCACGAAGACACGATGCGAGTCATCAAGGAAACGAAGGGCAAGGACTTCGCTGTGATGAGCGGTGAAGACGGTCTCTTCGCAGACCTCCTTGAAATGGGTGGTACCGGTATCGTGAGCGCAACGGGCAACATCCCGGAAGCTTGCAAGACTTTCGTTGATTTGTACAAGGCATTCCAGGCTGGCGACAAGGACAAGGCTCACAACTTGCAGAAGGCTGCACGCGACTACATCGACGCCACGTTCTGCCGCAAGAACCCGATTCCTCTCGGAACGCTCTTCAACAGCCCGTTGTTCCAGCCGCTCGTAAGCGTGAAGGACACGGCTAACGGTGCTGACGCTGTTGCCCGCATCATGAAGCTCATCGACGAGAAGGCAACCAGCTTGAAGAAGTATCACGCCTAA
- a CDS encoding glycoside hydrolase family 11 protein, producing the protein MKTFSVTKSSVVFAMALGMATTAFAQDFCSNSSHSGQSVKISSNQVGKIGDIGYELWDENGHGGSATFYSDGSMDCSITGAKDYLCRAGLSLGSNKTYKELGGDMIAEFKLVKSPAQNVGYSYIGVYGWMEGVSGTPSQLVEYYVIDNTLANDMPGSWIGNERKGTITVDGGTYTVYRNTRTGPAIKSSGNVTFYQYFSVRTSPRDCGTINISEHMRQWEKMGMTMGKLYEAKVLGEAGNVNGEVRNGRMDFPHAKVYVKNGSDPASSSSVKSSSSTVTPKSSSSKGSGVGPVVSTEFCKDAQHTGDKKTENGNKVGSINGIGYELWYDRATSGSATFYSDGSMSCSFQNAGDYLCRSGLSFNSDKTYKELDGDMLAEYKLVKQNVNGADYSYVGVYGWMEGVPGTQSKLVEYYVVDNWLSQYRPGDWVGNKKYGTFTIDGAEYDVYRNTRTGPAIKSSGNVEFYQYFSVRKQARDCGVINISAHMKKWEELGMTMGKLYEAKVLGEAGSNGGGVSGTADFPHAKVYVAKDEPVSSSSEAKVESSSSQTIGLIAAPKMELKSGNFQVFDMQGRFLGTVKVDAGATVNEVLKANFKNAGIYMVKQGNFMQRVAVK; encoded by the coding sequence ATGAAAACATTTAGTGTGACCAAGTCTAGCGTTGTTTTCGCAATGGCTTTGGGAATGGCGACGACTGCTTTTGCTCAGGATTTCTGCAGCAACTCGTCGCATTCCGGTCAATCCGTGAAAATTTCTTCGAACCAAGTCGGTAAAATCGGTGATATCGGTTATGAACTTTGGGACGAAAATGGTCATGGCGGTAGCGCTACGTTCTATAGCGACGGTTCCATGGATTGCAGCATCACGGGCGCTAAGGACTATCTCTGCCGTGCTGGTCTTTCCCTTGGCAGTAACAAAACCTATAAGGAACTTGGCGGCGACATGATTGCCGAGTTCAAGCTTGTGAAGAGCCCGGCCCAGAACGTTGGGTACTCTTACATTGGCGTTTACGGCTGGATGGAAGGCGTTTCTGGAACGCCTAGCCAGTTGGTTGAATACTATGTGATTGATAACACTCTTGCCAATGATATGCCTGGTAGCTGGATTGGTAATGAACGAAAGGGAACCATTACGGTTGATGGTGGTACCTATACAGTTTATCGCAACACTCGTACCGGTCCTGCAATTAAATCCTCGGGCAACGTTACGTTCTATCAGTATTTCAGCGTGCGTACCTCGCCTCGCGATTGCGGTACCATCAACATTTCCGAACACATGAGACAGTGGGAAAAGATGGGCATGACCATGGGTAAGCTCTACGAAGCCAAGGTGCTCGGTGAAGCGGGTAACGTCAATGGTGAAGTCCGCAATGGTCGTATGGATTTCCCGCATGCCAAGGTCTATGTGAAAAACGGCTCTGATCCGGCTTCTTCCTCTTCTGTGAAGTCCAGCTCTTCTACAGTAACGCCAAAGTCCAGCTCTTCGAAGGGTAGTGGCGTTGGTCCTGTTGTCAGCACTGAATTCTGCAAGGATGCTCAGCACACTGGCGATAAGAAGACCGAAAACGGCAACAAGGTGGGCTCCATCAACGGAATTGGTTATGAACTTTGGTATGACCGTGCAACGTCCGGTTCGGCAACGTTCTATTCCGATGGCTCTATGTCTTGCTCTTTCCAGAACGCTGGTGACTATCTCTGCCGTTCGGGCCTGTCCTTCAATAGCGACAAGACCTACAAGGAACTTGATGGCGATATGCTTGCTGAATACAAGCTCGTGAAGCAGAATGTTAATGGCGCTGACTACTCCTATGTGGGAGTCTATGGCTGGATGGAAGGCGTGCCGGGAACACAGAGCAAGTTGGTGGAATACTATGTGGTCGATAACTGGTTGAGCCAGTACCGCCCGGGTGACTGGGTTGGCAACAAGAAGTATGGTACATTCACGATTGACGGTGCCGAATACGATGTCTATCGCAACACTCGTACAGGTCCTGCAATCAAGTCTAGTGGCAACGTCGAATTCTACCAGTATTTCAGCGTCCGTAAGCAAGCTCGTGATTGTGGCGTCATCAACATTTCCGCTCACATGAAAAAGTGGGAAGAACTTGGCATGACGATGGGTAAGCTTTACGAAGCCAAGGTGCTCGGCGAAGCGGGCAGCAATGGCGGTGGCGTTTCTGGTACGGCAGACTTCCCGCATGCAAAGGTCTACGTGGCAAAGGATGAACCTGTGTCTAGCTCTTCTGAAGCAAAGGTTGAATCTTCTAGCAGCCAAACGATTGGTCTCATTGCTGCACCGAAGATGGAACTCAAGAGCGGCAACTTCCAGGTGTTCGACATGCAGGGCCGTTTCCTCGGTACTGTGAAGGTCGATGCTGGCGCTACCGTGAACGAAGTGCTCAAGGCTAACTTCAAGAATGCTGGCATCTACATGGTGAAGCAGGGCAACTTTATGCAGCGCGTCGCCGTGAAGTAA
- the gyrA gene encoding DNA gyrase subunit A produces MSEEMVPGSQFKSLVEQDMQDCYLRYSMSVIVARALPDARDGFKPVHRRVMYSMHKLGVVPNKGTVKSARIVGDVIGKYHPHGDSAVYETLARMAQDFSLRYPLVFGQGNFGSIDGDSPAAMRYTEAKMNNLGALMLEDLEKETVDMGPNYDESLEEPLVLPSALPNMIVNGTSGIAVGMATNMAPHNLREVGAAIHAMAENPDITGEELMEYVKGPDFPTGAIACGRSGIREAYLTGHGRVRVRARTEIETDAKGKPRIIVTEIPYMVNKAELCKKIADLVRDKRIDGITDIRDESSRDIRIVIELRRDAVGEVVLNNLFKYTQLQTTFSIYNLALVNNLPKLLTLKDLLQVYIDHRLDVITRATQFDLKKAAARLHIIEGLRIATQNIDEVVKIIRQSKTTEIAKQSLQDRFSLDEIQSQAIVDMRLAQLVGLNIEKLEAEYNELIATVADLKDILEKRERRIAIMLQKLDAVVDKYGDERRTTIGEAIDDSDDEDLIAEEEQVITLSKEGYIRRLPIDTFKAQNRGGKGIIGAGLKDEDNVEQIFTASTHSYLLVFTNKGRVYWTKVYRLPEGARNGKGRPIVNFVALTEGEKVQAIVPVRKFGGYFCLVFATKKGIINKMDLTLFSRPRKAGVNAISLDEDDELVKVQLVGMSAEEYEASKNASDDDSAETVENAAEAQAAEAAVAEESESGDAEDFANRPIPKDLLMIATKNGQAVTFPISCFRAMGRGTHGVKGITLAEGDEVISLLWLKAGNKILTITEKGYGKRSEPGSYRVTRRGSKGVRNLNVTDKIGAAVFVESVADDYDLIITSKDGQVIRIKAADIRLTGRNAQGVKAITLRDGDVVKDATALPSVEDIEQDSADAKETFDKVKGVEVDDDSVVKDDAEKQEIGPTETEE; encoded by the coding sequence ATGTCAGAAGAAATGGTACCTGGATCGCAGTTCAAGAGTCTTGTCGAACAAGACATGCAGGACTGCTATCTTCGCTACTCGATGAGCGTTATTGTCGCTCGTGCATTGCCGGATGCGCGCGATGGCTTTAAGCCCGTGCACCGCCGCGTGATGTACAGTATGCACAAGCTGGGCGTGGTTCCGAACAAGGGAACGGTCAAGTCCGCCCGTATCGTGGGTGATGTTATCGGTAAGTACCACCCGCATGGTGACTCTGCTGTTTATGAAACTCTTGCCCGAATGGCGCAGGACTTCTCGCTGCGTTATCCGCTGGTGTTTGGTCAGGGTAACTTCGGTTCTATCGACGGTGACAGCCCGGCTGCCATGCGTTACACCGAAGCGAAGATGAATAACCTCGGTGCCCTCATGCTCGAAGATCTTGAAAAAGAAACTGTCGACATGGGTCCGAACTACGATGAATCTCTCGAAGAACCGCTGGTGCTCCCGTCTGCGCTCCCGAACATGATTGTGAACGGAACGTCGGGTATTGCTGTGGGTATGGCAACGAACATGGCTCCGCACAACTTGCGCGAAGTCGGTGCTGCAATCCACGCTATGGCGGAGAATCCGGACATCACCGGTGAAGAATTGATGGAATACGTGAAGGGCCCGGACTTTCCGACAGGTGCTATTGCCTGTGGCCGTTCTGGCATTCGCGAAGCTTACCTCACGGGTCATGGCCGTGTGCGTGTGCGCGCCCGTACCGAAATTGAAACGGATGCAAAGGGCAAGCCGCGCATCATCGTCACCGAAATCCCGTACATGGTGAACAAGGCTGAACTCTGCAAGAAGATTGCAGACCTCGTCCGCGACAAGCGCATCGATGGCATTACGGACATCCGCGATGAATCGAGCCGCGACATCCGCATTGTGATTGAACTCCGCCGTGATGCAGTTGGTGAAGTTGTCTTGAATAACTTGTTCAAGTACACGCAGCTCCAGACAACGTTTAGCATTTACAATTTGGCACTCGTCAATAACCTCCCGAAGCTCCTTACGCTCAAGGATCTTTTGCAGGTCTACATTGACCACCGCCTCGATGTGATTACGCGTGCAACGCAGTTCGATTTGAAGAAGGCTGCAGCTCGCCTCCACATCATTGAAGGTTTGCGTATTGCAACGCAGAACATCGACGAAGTGGTGAAGATTATTCGCCAGAGCAAGACGACCGAAATTGCAAAGCAGAGCTTGCAGGACCGCTTCTCGCTCGATGAAATCCAGTCTCAGGCCATCGTTGACATGCGCCTTGCTCAGTTGGTCGGCTTGAATATCGAAAAGTTGGAAGCCGAATACAACGAACTCATTGCAACTGTTGCTGACTTGAAGGACATCTTGGAAAAGCGCGAACGCCGCATTGCCATCATGCTCCAGAAGCTCGATGCAGTCGTTGACAAGTATGGTGATGAACGCCGCACGACGATTGGCGAAGCTATTGACGATAGCGATGACGAAGACCTCATTGCCGAAGAAGAACAGGTTATCACGCTCAGCAAGGAAGGCTACATCCGTCGCCTCCCGATTGACACGTTCAAGGCCCAGAACCGCGGTGGTAAAGGCATCATCGGTGCAGGCCTCAAGGACGAAGACAACGTGGAACAGATCTTCACGGCTAGCACGCACAGCTACTTGCTCGTGTTTACGAACAAGGGCCGTGTCTACTGGACGAAGGTTTACCGCTTGCCGGAAGGCGCCCGCAATGGTAAGGGCCGCCCGATTGTGAACTTTGTTGCTCTCACGGAAGGCGAAAAGGTGCAGGCGATTGTGCCGGTGCGCAAGTTCGGTGGATACTTCTGCCTCGTGTTTGCAACCAAGAAGGGTATCATCAACAAGATGGACCTCACGCTCTTTAGCCGTCCGCGCAAGGCTGGCGTCAATGCCATTAGCCTCGATGAAGACGATGAACTTGTGAAGGTCCAGCTCGTGGGCATGTCTGCCGAAGAATACGAAGCCAGCAAGAATGCCTCTGATGACGATTCTGCAGAAACCGTTGAAAACGCCGCAGAAGCTCAGGCTGCCGAAGCCGCTGTTGCCGAAGAATCCGAATCTGGCGATGCCGAAGACTTTGCGAACCGTCCGATTCCGAAGGACCTCTTGATGATTGCGACCAAGAACGGTCAGGCGGTCACGTTCCCGATTAGCTGCTTCCGTGCTATGGGCCGTGGCACTCATGGTGTGAAGGGCATTACGCTTGCCGAAGGCGACGAAGTCATTTCGCTCTTGTGGCTCAAGGCTGGCAACAAGATTTTGACCATCACCGAAAAGGGTTATGGCAAACGTTCTGAACCGGGCTCTTACCGCGTGACCCGCCGTGGTAGCAAGGGTGTCCGCAACTTGAACGTTACAGACAAGATTGGTGCCGCCGTGTTCGTGGAAAGCGTTGCCGACGACTACGATTTGATCATCACGAGTAAGGATGGTCAGGTCATCCGCATCAAGGCTGCCGATATCCGCCTCACGGGCCGCAATGCCCAGGGCGTCAAGGCAATCACGCTGCGCGATGGCGACGTCGTGAAGGATGCAACTGCACTCCCGAGCGTCGAAGATATCGAACAAGATAGCGCCGATGCCAAGGAAACTTTCGACAAGGTCAAGGGCGTTGAAGTCGATGACGATTCCGTTGTCAAGGACGATGCTGAAAAGCAGGAAATCGGCCCGACGGAAACCGAAGAATAA
- the surE gene encoding 5'/3'-nucleotidase SurE: protein MEQLRKTRVLITNDDGVGSVNLHALALALSEVSDVYVFAPEDEQSGVGHAFTIRRGLRIQHVEAVPGKAKLPYEVYSVSGTPADCVKFAVGHFANYGLDDNSIVPEGFDVCFSGVNVGENSGVSSLYSGTVAGAREAALWGVPAVALSLRGLKGNLLQVAIDFARKIVSENLFKKISKGVFWNVNFPKVKDDEFLGFKACTMDRGMFTDHYDHKDGLWFLDGEKLWSKAPEGSDDNLLDKGYATITPHRIDQTDEKSLDVISEMLGSDDFSSH, encoded by the coding sequence ATGGAACAATTACGGAAAACTAGGGTATTGATCACTAACGACGATGGCGTTGGTAGTGTCAATCTGCATGCTCTCGCTCTTGCTTTGAGTGAGGTTTCCGATGTCTATGTTTTTGCGCCTGAAGACGAACAGAGTGGTGTCGGTCACGCCTTTACGATTCGTCGCGGGTTGCGCATTCAGCATGTCGAAGCTGTTCCGGGGAAGGCGAAGTTGCCGTACGAGGTTTACTCGGTTTCGGGTACTCCGGCAGACTGTGTGAAGTTTGCCGTGGGGCATTTTGCCAATTACGGCCTTGATGATAACTCGATTGTTCCCGAAGGCTTTGATGTATGTTTTTCGGGAGTCAATGTGGGCGAAAATTCCGGTGTGTCGTCGCTATATTCGGGGACGGTTGCCGGTGCTCGCGAAGCGGCCCTTTGGGGGGTGCCTGCGGTGGCGCTTTCACTCCGTGGATTGAAAGGCAACCTGTTGCAGGTGGCGATTGATTTTGCACGCAAGATTGTTTCTGAGAACCTGTTCAAGAAAATTTCCAAGGGCGTGTTCTGGAATGTGAATTTCCCGAAAGTCAAGGACGATGAATTCCTTGGATTTAAGGCCTGTACGATGGACCGTGGAATGTTTACCGATCACTATGATCACAAGGATGGCTTGTGGTTTTTGGATGGCGAAAAGCTGTGGTCGAAGGCTCCTGAGGGTTCGGACGACAACTTGCTAGATAAGGGCTATGCGACAATCACACCGCACCGCATAGACCAGACCGATGAAAAAAGTTTAGATGTGATAAGTGAAATGCTGGGAAGTGATGATTTTTCTTCCCACTAA
- a CDS encoding TrmH family RNA methyltransferase, which translates to MKEPSKFKRLAELLRVIILQLGDDVPRARREFETYTEWLHLPESERLTGKNQAQMIDLYKTFRTRAGLGFERDVYLEQEPGDREVANEKPIQFAVLVHNLRSAFNVGSIIRSTDCFGLEGVHLSGYSCNPDHVTVKSAARGCQEWIPIKRWDSPFDCIKYHKENGYEIIALETGEDIPSINNVKWPEKGLIVLGNEELGIAPEIMAEATMKVTIPMAGRKASMNVAGAFAIMAFCLRSNAK; encoded by the coding sequence ATGAAAGAGCCCTCAAAATTCAAGAGGCTAGCTGAACTTTTACGAGTGATCATCCTGCAATTAGGCGACGACGTTCCCCGCGCCCGCAGAGAATTCGAAACCTACACAGAATGGCTCCACCTGCCCGAATCCGAGAGATTGACAGGCAAAAACCAGGCGCAAATGATTGACTTGTACAAGACGTTCCGCACGCGCGCAGGACTTGGCTTTGAACGTGACGTGTACCTAGAACAGGAGCCGGGCGACCGAGAAGTCGCAAACGAAAAGCCCATCCAATTCGCCGTGCTCGTGCATAATTTGCGCAGCGCATTCAACGTGGGTTCCATCATCCGCAGCACCGATTGTTTTGGGCTCGAAGGAGTGCATCTCAGCGGCTACAGCTGTAACCCCGACCACGTGACCGTCAAAAGCGCTGCACGTGGTTGCCAGGAATGGATTCCCATCAAGCGTTGGGACAGCCCCTTCGACTGCATTAAATATCACAAAGAAAACGGTTACGAAATCATCGCCCTTGAAACCGGCGAAGACATCCCGAGTATAAACAACGTAAAATGGCCCGAGAAAGGCCTCATCGTTCTCGGCAACGAAGAACTCGGCATCGCCCCGGAAATCATGGCCGAAGCGACCATGAAAGTGACCATTCCGATGGCAGGCCGCAAGGCAAGCATGAATGTCGCAGGCGCATTCGCCATCATGGCATTCTGCCTCCGCAGTAACGCAAAGTAA
- a CDS encoding PD40 domain-containing protein, with product MIMKKFALISAIGFLAASAFAAQGAPMGASVDPTPEEQKALDALKGKLEGAIVWSTSRANSLHDIWIMNADGTNPRALTKSNNVDWFPRVAPDGSKVLFNRSKAGWVPENDANYPEKWDLWTVGIDGTNETKIVENATWGTWRPDGKSIVFSRAGKVFTMDLASKKETLVLDGEKVFKKAGVILQEPNMSPDGKHLAITLRGSMRETGVWDLAKNAWTKSGDGCQIDWNFDGSKLYRVNPTGNGGTAAPSEILWFTAKDGKQVEKVGFFGIPKNVKLMDLPGRRSHEYFPRLSPDGKWLVWGATDKGHDHDLFDYELYIWKIGEPVETATRITYNSGNDRWPDIWFGKVPVSAAPAATAKAVETAANATAAAIAGGVSDAKMDELIKAIDRLTDAVKALAPQK from the coding sequence ATGATTATGAAAAAGTTTGCGTTGATTTCTGCGATTGGCTTTTTGGCCGCATCTGCTTTTGCTGCACAGGGTGCTCCGATGGGTGCTTCTGTGGATCCGACTCCTGAAGAACAGAAGGCTCTCGATGCCCTGAAGGGTAAACTCGAGGGTGCTATTGTCTGGTCTACGAGCCGTGCAAATTCTCTCCACGATATTTGGATTATGAATGCTGACGGAACGAACCCCCGTGCACTTACCAAGAGCAATAATGTGGACTGGTTCCCGCGTGTCGCTCCGGATGGCTCGAAGGTGCTTTTTAACCGTAGTAAGGCCGGCTGGGTTCCTGAAAATGATGCGAACTACCCGGAAAAGTGGGATTTGTGGACTGTCGGCATTGACGGTACGAACGAAACGAAGATTGTCGAAAATGCAACTTGGGGCACCTGGCGTCCGGATGGCAAGTCCATTGTGTTTAGCCGTGCCGGCAAGGTCTTTACGATGGACCTCGCGAGTAAAAAGGAAACGCTTGTGCTTGATGGCGAAAAGGTCTTCAAGAAGGCGGGCGTGATTTTGCAGGAACCGAACATGAGTCCGGATGGCAAGCATCTTGCGATTACGCTCCGCGGTTCGATGCGCGAAACGGGCGTGTGGGACTTGGCGAAGAACGCTTGGACCAAGTCCGGCGACGGTTGCCAGATTGACTGGAATTTCGATGGATCCAAGCTTTACCGCGTGAACCCTACGGGTAATGGTGGTACGGCTGCTCCGAGTGAAATTTTGTGGTTCACGGCTAAGGACGGCAAGCAGGTCGAAAAGGTCGGCTTCTTTGGCATCCCGAAGAACGTGAAGCTGATGGACCTTCCGGGGCGTCGCAGTCATGAATATTTCCCGCGCCTCTCGCCGGATGGCAAGTGGCTAGTGTGGGGTGCAACGGACAAGGGACACGACCACGACTTGTTCGACTACGAACTCTATATTTGGAAGATTGGCGAACCGGTTGAAACTGCAACGCGTATCACGTACAATAGTGGCAACGACCGCTGGCCGGATATCTGGTTTGGCAAAGTTCCGGTGAGCGCTGCTCCGGCTGCAACGGCTAAGGCTGTTGAAACGGCCGCAAATGCGACTGCTGCTGCCATTGCCGGTGGCGTAAGCGATGCCAAGATGGATGAACTCATCAAGGCTATTGACCGCTTGACCGACGCCGTGAAGGCGCTTGCTCCGCAGAAGTAG